The Couchioplanes caeruleus sequence GGGGTTGCGCGCGAAAACCTCGATGGCGGCATCGATGATGGCCTGCCGGGTGCGGGCACGGCTGCCCGTCTCGATGTCCACCGAAGCAGAATACCAGTTGCCTCTTATGGAACATCGGTGTTCCACTACGGTCATGCCGGATTCCAGGAGACTCCCGACCCTCCTCGCCTTCCTCCGCCCGCACCGCCGCACCCTGGTGGCGGGCCTGCTGCTCGGTCTGGTGGCGAACGCCGCCGGACTCGCCACGCCGATGGTGACCAAATGGGTGCTCGACACCTTCCGGGAAGGCGTCGACCTGACCGCACCGATCGTCGTCCTGCTCGTGCTGGTGGTCGTCGGCGCCGCCATCACCCTCGGGCAATGGATCCTGCTCGGCACTCTCGCCGAGCGCATCGTGCTGGACGCCCGCACGTCCATCATCGGCAGATACTTCCGGGCTCGGATCGGCGACCTGCAACGCCGCCCGACCGGGGAGCTCGTCACCCGGGTCACCTCCGACACCGGCCTGCTGCACGAGGCCTCCGGCAGCCTGGTCGGTCTCATCAACGCGGGCATCGGGCTGGCCGGCACCCTCGTGCTGATGGGCGTGCTGGATCTGACGCTGCTCGGCTGCACGCTCGCCGCGGTCGTCGTCGTCGGCGCCCTCATCGCCCTCCTCATGCCGCGCATCAGCGCGGCGCAGACCGCGGCGCAGGAGTCCGTCGGACAACTCGGCGGCACCCTCGAGGGGTCCCTGCGGGCGATCCGGACCGTGAAGGCGAGCCGGGCCGAGGGCCGCCAGAGCGAACGGATCATCGGCAACGCCCGCGACGCCGCCGCGCACAGCATCCGCGCCGCCAAGGTGAGTGCGTCCGTCTGGACCCTCGCCTGGTCCGGCATCCACCTGTCGGTGCTCCTCATCCTGGCCATCGGCGCGTGGCGGGCCCAGCGCGGCCTGCTCGAGGTGTCGAGCCTCATCGCCTTCCTGCTCTACGTCTTCCAGCTCATGGGGCCGATCAGCGAACTGACCCAGAACGTCACGGCGCTCCAGGCCGGGATCGCCGCCGCGGGCCGCATCAACGAGCTGGACACCATCGCCGCCGAGTCGGCGGTCCGCGGCACGGCGGCGACGGACACCGTCCCGGCCCGCCGCGAGGACGGCCCGGTCCTGGTACTGCGGGACGTCACCGCCCGGTACGGCCCCGGCACACCGCCCGCCGTCCGCGGCATCGATCTCGAGATCCCGCGCCGCGGCCACACCGCCGTGGTGGGACCGTCCGGAGCCGGCAAGACCACCCTGTTCTCGCTCCTGCTGCGTTTCCTCGAACCCGACGGCGGCGAGATCCTGCTCGACGGCCGGCCCTATCCGGCCTGGAGTCACGACGAGGTCCGCGCCCGTCTCTCCTACGTCGAGCAGGAGACGCCGGTCGTGCCCGGCAGCATCCGCGACAACCTGCGCTTCACCCATCCCGACGCCGACGACGAGGAGCTGCACGCGGTCCTGCGGGCGGTACGCCTCGACGAGAAGATCGGCGACCTGCCGGACGGCCTCGACACGTCCCTGACCTCCACCGACGTCTCGGGCGGCCAGCGGCAGCGGATCGCGCTGGCCCGGGCGCTGCTGCGCACGCCGGACGTGCTGCTCCTCGACGAGGCCACCGCGCAGCTCGACGGCCTGACCGAGGCGGCCGTGCAGGAGTGCATCCGGGAACGCGCCGCCGCGGGCGCCGTCGTCACCATCGCCCACCGGCTCTCCACTGTGCTCGACGCCGACCGGATCATCGTCATGGAGGACGGCCGGATCCGCGCTCAGGGCACGCACGCGGAGCTGTACCGCTCCGACGCCCTGTACCGCCAGCTCGTCGAGGCGCTCCGCATCGCCGCGGATCAGACGGCGCCGGCCCTCGCCGGCTGAGCGGCCCCACCCTCCGGCTCTGCCGGAGGCCGCACGACAGCCCGCGGCCGGTTGTCGTGCGGCCGACCTGGCCACCCCCGGAACGAAATGCATTTATCCTGTCGTTTCGGGCAGAGGTGAGGGCGGGGGCCATGACGCACGCACAGCCGGAGTTGCCGGTGCCGGAGGAGCTGGAATGGGCGCTGGACGAGGCGAACAAGGAGGTCGTGGCCATCGCGCCCGGATGGTTCCGAGCCTGGCCCAGCGGTGACGAGAAGTGGTCCGCGGTCAACGTCCGCGCCGCCACCCAGGTCATCGTCAACCACAGCCGCGAGGACGATCGCCATCCGGACAGCTGGACGGTGCGGGCGCTGTTCGGCGACAAGGCGGTGGAGCTGCGGGTCGGGCCCTATGACAACCGGACCCAGGCGATCTGGGTCGCGAACGCCATTCTGAGCATCGCCTACGCCGGTGAACGCCGCTGAGCGCACGAATGAGCGGGTGCCCTCCGGAGAGGACACCCGCTCACGAGTGGTGCCGGGTTACCGCGTGACGGACGCGTACGCGTCGACGATGCCGTAGCCGTAGAAGCCGTTGAAGCTCGAGTCGCCGGAGCAGTAGGCGTTGTACTCGGCCGACCGGCCTTCCCGCGTGTACGTGCGCAGCCGCGGGCTGGGGCAGGAGCGCTTGGTGGCGGTCTCGTACAGGCGCCGCTCGAGGGCGGCCGGGTCCATGCTCATCCCGCCGCGGGTCGCGTCCCGCGTGCCGTACCTGCTGGCGATCAGCGCCGCGACGCCACTGGCGTGCGGTGCGGCCATCGAGGTGCCCTGCAGGTAGGTGTAGTAGCCGCAGGCGCCGCCGGTGGTGCATCGCTTGAAGACCGAGCTCGCGTACGAGGAGCGCACGTTACCGGCGGAGTCCACCTTGTTCTCCTCGCGGAGGACCTTCAGCGGGTAGGTGGAGAGGATCTGGTTGGACACCGAGTTGAACGAGCTGGTGCCGTAGCCGTCGCCGCGGAAGCCGCCGGGGGCGGCCACGGAGATCTGCTCCACGCCGTAGTTCGAGTAGTCCGCCTTCGAGGTGGACGGGCCGACCGACGAGACGCCGATGACGTGCGGGCCCTCGACGGGCAGGTCCCAGCAGGTGGCGTTGTCGATACGGCGCGGGCGCGGGGTGCCCCCGAAGTTGGGGCTCGACGTGTCGGTACGCGGGCTGCCCAGGTCCTCGTGGTTGTTGCCGAGCGCTCCCACCAGCGTGACGCCCTTGCTGTGCGCGTACTCCAGCGCGCGCCGCATGCCGGCGATGATCGCCTGCTGCCCGGCCTGCTCCGCGGGGCTGTCCGCCGCGTTGGCGGTGCAGTTGTAGAGCCACGGGTCGACGTAGAACGACATGTTGACCACGTCGAGGCCGGCGTCGCCCGCGTAGGTGAGCGCGTTGACGATCGGCTCCAGGAAGAAGGAACCGGAGTCCTGGCCGCCCTTGAGCTCGACGAGGGTCACGCCGGGCGCGACGCCCGAGATGCCGAAACCGTCGGCGGCGGCGGCGATGGTGCCCGCGACGTGCGTGCCGTGGCCGCCGTCGTCGGTGCCGACCGGGTCGAGGCAGCTCGCCACCTCACACGGGCCGTCCTCGGGGATGTCCGGTGCGAAGTTACGCGACAGGCTCGCGCTGAAGTTGGCCGCGAGGTCCGGGTTGCTGGCGTCCAGGCCGGTGTCGAGCATGCCGACGGTGATGCCCCGCTCGCCGGCCTCCACGCTCCGCGCCCGGTCCGCCTTGATCATTTTGAGGCCCCAGAGCCGGGTGTCGAGCGGGTCGAGGCCCGCCGTGCTGCCGGCCCGGGCGGGGAGCGCGGCGGCCGCGGGGGACATCGCGGCGGAGGCGGTGAAGCCGGACCCGGCGGTCACCGACTGCACGCCGGCCTCCTGCCGGGGAGCACGAGGGCTGCGGCCGATGGGCGCGCGCAGGTTCGCGCCGATCAGGGTGCCGCTGCCGGCGACCTTCGCGGGGAAGTCCGCGCGATGCGACGTCACCCGGAACAGGCCGATCGCGTCGTTGCGGGCGACGACGGTGCCGCCGGCCGCGGTGATGGCCGCGGTCGCCGCGGAGACCGGCACTCCCTCCTCGGCGACGACGGTGTACTCGGTGGGAGCGGTCGGCGCGGCCTGGGCCGAGCCCGACACAGTGGTGCTCAGCAGAGTCAGCGCCGCCAGGGCGGACGCGCCGACGATGCGTCGTTTCGTCATTGATGAACTTCCCTCGGTGAGTTGCTTGTCAGCAGTTCACCTGAGGAAGATCACTTTTAGATATATAAATCTTTCTTAACCCGGGCCGAAGGCGGTCAGGCCGCACCACGCGACGTACTCCTCCGGGCCGCCCCCGGACAGGGCCTGCCGGGCGTGCCATACCGCCGTGGCCAGCGAGTCTCCCCGGGCGATCCGCTCGTGCAGCACCGCCATGCACGCCGCGCTGGCCCCGTCCGGGATCGGCAGGTCGGTGGCCGCGATTCCCGCGCTGCCCTGCGCCATCATGGCGCCGACGAGGCCGACGACCTCGTCGCCGCCGTACGCCCGCTGGGCGCCCGAGTCGCAGGAGGCCAGCACGACGCGGTGCGGTGCGACCCCGCGGGCGAGCATCTCGTAGAGGGTGAGCCGGCCGTCGCTGAGCTCGAGCGCGGAGAAGAGCGGGCTGTCCGACCGGAACAGTCCGTGGCACGCGAGGTGCGCCAGGTCGGCGTCCCTGATCAGCTCGACGGTCGCGTCCACCGTGCTCTCCGGCGGCAACAGCGTGCGCGCCTCCGGGTGTACCGCGGCGACCGCCTGCGCCTCGTCGAGGGCGCACGGCAGATCCGGGCCCGCGACGACGGCGACCCGGGCGCGGCCGTCGGCGTCCGGCGGCCCCTTCGGGGGGGTACGCCGGGCCCGGGCCCACAGCGCCGCGGACGGCGTCACGGTCACCGGCGCCGGGTGCAGGGCCGACCACGGTACGCCGGGGATGCGGGCCGACGGCACCACGACCAGGGGCACGTCCGCGGGCACGCCCACCGGCGCGACCAGCAACCCGGCCAGCGCGTCGACGGCCTCGGTCGCCGCACCGAGGGCGAGGGCGGCGAACCGGGTGCCGTGCAGCAGCCTGCGCAGGCCGAACATCAGCGCCGCGGCCTCCTGCCGGATCGGTTCGGCGGCGCCGAGCTCGACGAGGCGCAGCCGGCGCGGCTCCACCACGACGGCCAGCAGGCGATCGCCGGTCACGGCGTACTCCACAAGCCATTCGCCGTCGAGGGCGCGGCGCAGCTCCGCGCCCCGGGCCGGGTTCGCCGCCACGGTGCCGGTCTCCTCCCGGGTCCAGGACCGGCGCCGGATCCGGGCTTCGAGCGCGCTCTGCCGGGCCAGCAGCGCCGCCGGCTCCTCGCCGCGCTCCAGCCGGGCGACGCGGAGCTCCTGGGCGATGCCGCGCAGGGCGATGACGTCGGAGTCCACCCCGGTGGCCGGTGGGTGCACGCGCAGCAGGGCCGCGGCCCGGGTGCGTTCCAGCCATTCGAGGATGCGCGACGGGGAGCCGGCCGGGAGAAGATGGCGCAGGCCGGCCTCGCCGAGCTCGGTGCCGTGGCCGGAGGCGAGCACCCGCAGTTCGAGCGAGGGCAGGGCGGCCCGGTGCCGGGCCAGGTCGCGCAGGCCGCGGGCGCATTCGCGCAGGACGTCGCCGGAGCCCTCGGCCTCGGCCAGCAGGACCCGGGCGACCCGGCCGCGCAGGCGCACGAGCAGCGACTGTCCCTCGGCGATCTCGCTCACCGCGGTCAGCTCGGCCCGGGCCGGCGCGAGCCTGCCGAGCGCCAGGGCGGCCCTTCCGGCCGCGAGGTGCCCGTACGCCGCCTCGGCGCGCAGCCCCTGATCGCGCAGGGTGGCAGCCGCCGTGCACAACCGGCGCAGCACCTCGCTCGTGTAGCCGTCGCGGGCCGCCAGGGCCTCCGCCTCGGTGACCGTCGCACGGGCCGTCCACGCCGGACGGCGCTGGCGGCGGAAGTCCCGTCCGGCGGCCTGGGCCTCGGCCAGCGCCGTCGCCGGGTCGCCGAGCTCGAGGGCGAGGCCGGCCACGCGCAGCCGGGCCTCGGCCGCCATGAGCCGGGCGCCGTGGCGGTCGAAGTCGGCCGCCGCCGAACGGGCCGCCGCCATGGCCTCGTCGAGCAGCCGCAGGTCGCGCAGGACGTCGGCGTACTCGAGCCGGTGCTCGCCGAGCGGCAGCCCGGCGGCGGCGTGCAGCCGGCCGGCCTCCTCGAAGTGGCGCACGCTCTCGGCCAGCCGTCCGGCGTGGAACGTGGCCCAGGCCCGGCTGTCGGCGATCACGGCGGGCAACTGGGGGCCCAGGTCGCGAGCGAGGACCGCGGCCCGGTCGAGGTGTTCGAGCGCCTCCTGCGGGCACCCGAGCAGGGTCTGCGCGTTGGCGAGGTTGTTGGCGGCCTTGACCAGGACGATCGGCGGGCACTCCGGATCGGCGAGCAGCTCCCGGTACGCCTGTGCGGCGGCGACGACGCGGCCGCGGTTGTGGTCGAGGACCGCGAGCTGCAGCCGCAGGTCGGGCCGGTCGGCGGGCTCGATCAAGGGCTCGGCGCGACGCAGATCCCGGGCCGCGGCGTCGTGGCGGCCCAGCTCGTGCAGGGCGACGGCGCGGGTGACGAGCAGCTCGCCGAGGCGGCGGGCCAGGCCGTGCCGCCGGGCCGTACGGACGCCGCCGTCCAGCAGCTCGCGGGCGCCCTCGTTGTCGAGCCTGGCATGCCGCGCCCAGGCCACGGCCCGCAACGCGACGAGATGCGCATCGACGTTCGTACCGGTCCGGGTCCGCCGGAGGGTCACTTCTGCCGCGTGCGCGTATCTGGCCGGATCGCGCAGAACTCTCCGGTAAGCGGCGTCGGCCTCCGCCCGTAGGCTCACCTCTGTGTCCACCTGGCACCGCCCGAGGGTGAGGCGTGGAAGTCGACGTCAGCGTACCGACGGACAGAGGGAGAAATCCATGACCATCGACGCGCGTTGGCCGGTATCGGACACTCGTACGGCCGAACAGCTCGCGCACGACCGGGAGGACGTCGGCCGCCAGGTCGCCGTCCTCGCGAGCGCGCAACAGGACATCGTGGAGCGGATCCGGGTGCGCCGGCGCTCGTCGGGCGACCCGTTCGTGGTCGTGACCACCGACGACCACCGCACGGCGCTCACCGCCGAGAACCAGTTGGTGGTGGAGGCGGACGCGGAGCAGCAGGGACGGCTGGGCACGCTGTTGCCCAACTGGGACCCGGACGACCGCCCGGGCCGCAGCGACCGGCGGCGGACCCGGGTGTTGCGCTGCCGGACCAACCGCACGGCGCGGGAACTGCGCGCCGACGCCGAGCGGCTGCGCGGGCACGGCATCACGGCCGCCGTGAACCTGCTCGTCCCGCTCGGCTACGTGATCAAGGGCAAGTCGTATCCGGGCGTCACCGTCGCTCCCGGCCCGTACTCGCCGAACGGTGCCCACGCGCCGGTGCGGGTGGCCGTCGTCGACACCGGGCTGACCGACCAGGGCCGCTCCGACGCCTGGGACACGGGCCTGGTCCGCAACGGCACCGACGAGCTGGACGTGGTGGCGCCCAAGGACCGCATCGACTGGTTCGCCGGGCACGGCACCTTCGCGGCGGGGATCGTCCGGCAGATCGCGCCGGACTGCGAGGTGGTCGTCTACCGCTTCACCGGCCCGGACGGTCTCGGTAGCGACGAGGCCGCGGCCGACATGCTCATCCAGGCCGCCGACGACGCCGCGGGCCAGCGGCTGGTCATCAACGCCTCGTTCGGCGCGCCCGCCGTGGACGGGGTCCCGCCGCTGGCGATGCGGGAGGCGGTGGAGTACATCCACGCCACGTACCCGAAGGTGCTGATCGTCGCCAGCGCCGGCAACGACGGCGCGGACCTGCCGCTGTATCCGGCGGCGTACCCCGGCGTGAAGGCGGTGGGCGCGCTGAACGCCGACCTGTCCCCGGCGGTCTTCTCGAACCGGGGTTCCTGGGTGCACTGCTCGACGGTGGGCGTGGGCGTCGTCTCCACGTTCGTCCAGGGCCTGCTGCCGCCCGAGGAGGGCGTCGGCGCCGACATCCCGTTCGGCAGCGACTCCTGGGCGACCTGGAGCGGCACGTCGTTCAGCGCACCGCAGATCAGTGGGGCCGTCGCCGCGTTGTGCGGGGAGGACGCGGCGCTGACCCCGCGGACGGCGTTCGAGCAGTTGATCGGGCCGCGTCCGGCGCTGGCCGGCTTGGGCAAGGTCGTCCACCTGCTGCCGGGCACCCCGATCTCCTGCTGAGGTCACCCGCCGTGCGTCACACGAGGGTCCACTCGGTGGTCACGGCGGGCGCCCCGGATCGGCGGCAGGTCAGGCTCAGCGGCCCCGGAAGCACGTCCTCGACGACGAACAGCCCTCGCCGGTCGGCGTCGACCTGGCGGGCTTGCGGTGCCGCGGGCTGGCGTACCTCGATGCGGGCCGGCCCCTGGGGGGCGAGGTGGCCGGTCAGTCGGCGGCGCGGGCCGAGGAACTCCACCTGCACCGCGATGACCACCTCGTCGCGGCCGTGCGGGCCGACGACCTGGAAGGTGAGCTGGCGCGGCTGCGGCGCGGTGCCCGGATCGCGGACGGCGACCGCGCGCCGGTGCACCGCGCCGTCGCCGGCGGCCTCGGAGTCCTCGACCAGGGCGGCCAGCTCGGCGTCGAGGGCACGCAGCCCGAAGCTCTGCCGGGCCAGCTCCCTCAGGAGCTCCGGCGGCGGGTCGGCCTGGGCGAACAGGTCGCCGAGCCGGGTGAGGAGGCGCTCGTCGTCCACGGGTTCGTACGCGTCGTGCACGGTGACTCCTCGGGCCGGTGGGAAAACGGGTTGCGTGGCGAAGCCATCACTGTCAGGAGTCGTCGCCGGTCTCCCGGATACCTTCTGTCAGGAATCGGCGCAGTTGGGCCAGGCACCGTCCGCGGGTGGGGCCGAGGCTGCCGATCGGCATGCCCAGCGCGGCGGCGGCCAGCTCGTACGAGGGCCGCCCGCCGTCGGCCTCGACCACCAGCACCCGCAGCACGTCGCGGCACCGGCGGCTCAGCCGCCGGAAGGCCTGCCACAGCTCGGCGTCGCGATCGGCGGCCAGGAACGACGACACCGGGTCGTCGGCGGCGTCGCCGGGCCGGTCGTCCAGCCAGGAGTCGTCGACCGGCTGCGCGCGACGGGCCCGGCGGAGCACCGCCAGCGACTCGTTGCGGCAGGTCGTGCCGATCCAGGCGCCGAACTTCGCCGGATCGCGCAGGGAGTCGAGGTTCTCGAGCGCCCGCAGCCAGGTCTGCTGGAAGACGTCGGCCGCGTCGGCGGGGCCGAGCCGGTGCACCCGGCACACCGCCCAGACCCGGCCGCTGTAGCGCCGGACGATCTCGTTCCACGCCTCGGGATCGCCGGCCGCCGCCCGGCCCACCACCAGCGTCATGTCCTCGAGCGGCCCACCGTCGTTCATCCTCGCCTCCGATGGGGTGCTCGGAGCCCGCGGGCGCACGCCGTCCGCCCATCGGCGGCCCTGGATGTACCCCGCTTCACCATAGACCAAGGCCCGCCGCGCGGCGCGGCTAGCGCTTCGGCGCGACGGGCTCCCGCAGCTCGGCCCACGCCCGCAGCTCGGCCAGGGCGAGGTCGCGCCGACGGGGCACGACTCCGGGCGCGGGGGCCTGCGCCGCGGGGCGTGGCGCGGCGGCCCGGACGGCCTCGGCGCCGCGCCGCAGCGCGTCGCGCATCCGGGGGCCGCAGGGACGCTCGACGAACCGGTACACCAGCCAGGCGGGGACCAGCATGACCGCGACGGTGCCGGCGATGAGGACGCCGACGCTCAGGCCGGTGTGCTCGTGGCCGTACCGGATGACGATGTATCCGATGCGCTGGTGCAGCAGGTAGAAGGGGAAGGTCAGCGCCCCGGCGACGGTCAGCCACCGCCAGCTCAGCCGGTCCGTGCGGCCCAGCGCGATCAGCAGCAGGACGCCGTAGCACACGGTCACGATCAGGACCGCCGGCCAGAGCGCGACCTTCCAGCCGGGGTCGAGCCGGACCCGCTCCCCCAGGCTGTACAGGCTGACCGGCCAGGTGAGGCCGAGCATGGCCCAGAGCAGCGGCGTGGTCCCGAAGCGGCGCATCAGGTACATGGTGATTCCGGCGACGAAGTACGGCGCGTAGTGCCGGACCGTCAGCATCGTGAAGACCTCGTTGTCGATCGCCGGGGCCAGCGCCGCGGCGACCATCCAGGCCGCGCAGAAGATGACCGTACGCCGGTAGGTGATCCCCGGCACCACGACGAAGACCGCGAACAGCAGATAGAACCGCAACTCGCTCCAGAGCGTCCAGTAGACGCTCTCGACCCCCGGCACGCCCATGGGCTCCTGGAGCATGGTGAAGTTGACGGCGATGTCCGCCAGGGTGTGGTCGGTGTACAACGGCAGGTATCCACGGATCGGAAAGATCGCCGTCACCGTCACGGTCAGCACGATGCAGACCCAGTACGCCGGGTAGAGGCGGGAGGCCCGGGAGGCGACGAAGTCGCCGAGGCCGCGTCCCCAACTGCTCATGCAGATGGCGAAGCCGCTGATCATGAAGAACAGCTCCACGCCCAGGAACCCGTACACGGTGACCTTGGCGGCCTGCGGCAGGAAGTACACCGGGACGTGCTCGCCGTCGAGGTGCCAGAAGGTCGTGTAGTGGTAGACGGCGACCGCGACGGCGGCGACCAGGCGCAGCCCGTCGAGCGCGACCAGCCGGCGCGGTGATGCCTGCGGCACGTCCCTGACCTCCTCGCCGCCCGTGCGGCCGTGTGGCGATCTGTGGAGGCCGATCCTCGGCGGCGTCCCGTCCCGTACCGGTAAAGGCGATCTTGACGCGGGCGTTAACTCCCGCCTGGCACACTCGTGCGGTGCGAGTGCTGGTGGCGGACGACGAGCGACTTCTGGCGGACACGGTGGCCGAGGGGCTGCGGCGTCTCTCCATGGCGGTGGACGTCTGCTACGACGGCGACACCGCCTTCGAGCGGATCAGCGTCCACCGCTACGACGTGGCGGTCCTGGACCGGGACATGCCGGGACGCACCGGCGACCAGGTGTGCCGCTGGGTCGCCGACACCGGGGACGTGGACACCCGGGTGCTGCTGCTGACCGCCGCCGCCGGGCTGCGCGACCGGGTCGAGGGCCTGGGCCTGGGCGCCGACGACTACCTGACCAAGCCCTTCGCCTTCGCCGAGCTGGCGGCCCGGGTGCAGGCGCTCGGCCGGCGCTCGACGCCCGCGGTGCCGCCGATCCTCGAACAGGAGGGCGTCGTCCTCGACGTCGCCCGGCACGTCGCCAGCCGCGACGGGCGGGTGCTCAACCTGACCAACAAGGAGTTCGCCGTCCTGCATGTGCTGCTGGCGGCGCGCGGCGCGGTGGTGAGCGCCGAGGAACTGCTCGAACGGGCGTGGGACGAGAACGCCGACCCGTTCACCCACGTCGTGCGGGTCACCGTCATGAACCTGCGCAAGAAGCTGGGCGACCCCGCCGTGGTGCACACGGTGCACCGGTCGGGCTACCGCATCGGCGGCTGACGGCCCGGGCGGCTCACTCGTCGATGCGGGTGCCCTGGTGGGTCCGGCGCAGCACCTGCGCCACGGTGCGCCCGTGCAGCGGCTCGCAGAAGTGGAAGCCCTGACCGGAGCCGCACCCCAGCGCGGCGAGGACGCGGGCCTGCTCCGCCGTCTCGACGCCCTCGGCGACCACGGTCGCGCCGAGCGCCGCGCCCAGCCGGACGACCTCCTCGACGACCGTACGGGCCACCGGGTCGCCGGCGACACCGGCGACGAGCGATCCGTCGATCTTGAGGTGGTCGACCGGGAGCCGGCGCAACGGGCCCAGCGAGGAGAGCCCGACGTCGTCGACGGCGATGCCGGCGCCGAGCTCGCGCAGGCTCGCGAGCCGGGCCTCCAGGTCCGGGCCGGGGTCGCGGAGCGTTCCCTCGGCGAGTTCGAGAACCAGCCGGTCCGCGGGGAGACCGGTCTCCTCCAGGACGGCGCGGACCGTCTCGACCATGCCCGGCGCCACAACCTGCTCCGGCGAGAGGTTCACGCTCAGCCGCACGTGTTCCACGCCCGGTACGGTGGCCCGCCAGCGGGCGGCCTCGCGGCACGCCTCCTGCAGCACCCACTCCCCCAGCGGCACGATCGCGCCGGTCTCCTCGGCGAGGTCGAGGAACTCGTCGGGGACCAGCAGGCCGAGCCGCGGATGCAGCCAGCGGACCAGCGCCTCGACGGCCACGACGCCGCCGGTGGCCAGGCCGACGACCGGCTGGAAGAGCACGACGAGGCCGCCGTCGTCGATCGCCCGGCGCAGTTCGGCGTCGCGGGCCCGGACGTCGCGGCCGGCGCGGTAGATCTCGTGGCGGCCCCGACCGGCGCGCTTGGCCGCGTCCAGGGCGGCGCCGGCGTGCCGCAGCAGCCGCTCGCCTCCCGGGGTGGCCTCGTCGCGGACCGCGACGCCGACGCTGGCCCCGGCCTCGACCACGTGCTCGCCGGCGATCACCGGGGTACGCAGCGTGTCGACGAGCCGCTCCGCGACGCGCGCCGCGGCGGTGGGCCCGGGCAGGTCGCGCAGGATGACGGCGAACTCGTCGCCGCCGATGCGCCCGGCGGTGTCCCCGGCGCGCAGGACCGAGCGCACGGCGGCGGCCACGGCCGTGAGCACCGCGTCGCCGGCGGGGGCGCCGTACCGGTCGTTGACGTCGCCGAGGTGGTCCACGTCGATGACCAGGACGGCGGCGTGGCGGTCGCCGTCCAGCGGCTGGGCGCCGAGCTCGGCCAGGCGTCCGGCGATCACGGCCCGGTCGGCCAGCCCCGTCAGCGGGTCGCTCTCCTCCCGCCTCCGGGACGGACCGGTGCCGCGGCGCCCGGCCCGGAAGCCCAGCGCCGCGCTGAGCACGGCCAGGGGGACGAACATCGCGACGATCACGTACGGTCGGACGGTCTCGCCCGCCC is a genomic window containing:
- a CDS encoding acyltransferase family protein codes for the protein MPQASPRRLVALDGLRLVAAVAVAVYHYTTFWHLDGEHVPVYFLPQAAKVTVYGFLGVELFFMISGFAICMSSWGRGLGDFVASRASRLYPAYWVCIVLTVTVTAIFPIRGYLPLYTDHTLADIAVNFTMLQEPMGVPGVESVYWTLWSELRFYLLFAVFVVVPGITYRRTVIFCAAWMVAAALAPAIDNEVFTMLTVRHYAPYFVAGITMYLMRRFGTTPLLWAMLGLTWPVSLYSLGERVRLDPGWKVALWPAVLIVTVCYGVLLLIALGRTDRLSWRWLTVAGALTFPFYLLHQRIGYIVIRYGHEHTGLSVGVLIAGTVAVMLVPAWLVYRFVERPCGPRMRDALRRGAEAVRAAAPRPAAQAPAPGVVPRRRDLALAELRAWAELREPVAPKR
- a CDS encoding response regulator transcription factor — encoded protein: MRVLVADDERLLADTVAEGLRRLSMAVDVCYDGDTAFERISVHRYDVAVLDRDMPGRTGDQVCRWVADTGDVDTRVLLLTAAAGLRDRVEGLGLGADDYLTKPFAFAELAARVQALGRRSTPAVPPILEQEGVVLDVARHVASRDGRVLNLTNKEFAVLHVLLAARGAVVSAEELLERAWDENADPFTHVVRVTVMNLRKKLGDPAVVHTVHRSGYRIGG
- a CDS encoding putative bifunctional diguanylate cyclase/phosphodiesterase — protein: MTDRRVPAERAASVAASGAAVLLTGLVVCYAAGWAGETVRPYVIVAMFVPLAVLSAALGFRAGRRGTGPSRRREESDPLTGLADRAVIAGRLAELGAQPLDGDRHAAVLVIDVDHLGDVNDRYGAPAGDAVLTAVAAAVRSVLRAGDTAGRIGGDEFAVILRDLPGPTAAARVAERLVDTLRTPVIAGEHVVEAGASVGVAVRDEATPGGERLLRHAGAALDAAKRAGRGRHEIYRAGRDVRARDAELRRAIDDGGLVVLFQPVVGLATGGVVAVEALVRWLHPRLGLLVPDEFLDLAEETGAIVPLGEWVLQEACREAARWRATVPGVEHVRLSVNLSPEQVVAPGMVETVRAVLEETGLPADRLVLELAEGTLRDPGPDLEARLASLRELGAGIAVDDVGLSSLGPLRRLPVDHLKIDGSLVAGVAGDPVARTVVEEVVRLGAALGATVVAEGVETAEQARVLAALGCGSGQGFHFCEPLHGRTVAQVLRRTHQGTRIDE